A region of the Gemmatimonadota bacterium genome:
CTCGTCCCAGTTCTAACAGCCGCTGCCGATTCAGAAGTTCATTTCGTAAGAAATACCGGTCCATGGCCTGGATGACCGGCGTCTTCACCCAGTTCCAACCTCCCATGAGAATCAACATCAGCCCTGCGACAACACTCACCACAATGAGGTCGGAGGCTCTGAGAACAAACTCTTCTGATGAAATCGTGTAATAGAGTATGACAAACACTGCAAAGCTCAATATGAGAAACACACCCTGATTGGTGATCAGATATCTTATGGTCTTTCCGACGACGAATCTCAGGCCGAACACCCGATGTGCAAGAATCGCGTAGGCAAATGCGAGCGCCAACAGACACTGCATTCCCGCCGGGATAATCCGGTCAATGAACCATACGATCAACGGCAGCATCTGACCGTGGTCGGGAATCAGCCCCCATGAAGCCAGCATTCTGCCGGGTTGTGCGATCAACCAGGACGGTGCGAGTATGAGAGCCAGGAAGAATCCGGCTTCAATGATGTGCAGCCGTGTTCGTTGTTGCCGGCGTGCGACGTAATGTTGTACGATCAGAAGGCATCCAGCCGTCGCCATTAAGACAATCGCCGGAACGGGTGCGGGTACCAGTTGCGCAAAACTGTCAACTACTCCAACCCAATCGTGAGCCCAATCATAGATCAAACCCAAAAAACTGATGAGCCCCATTACCCCAAAGACGAACAGGGGAATGAGGATGAACCAGATCCTCCTTTGGATCCATGATCCGATTTTTGTAGTGGTGGGATAGACGGTTAAAATCAACAGGATCAGGATGGACTGCAGATTAACCGCCGCAAATACAACGCCTAGACTAAGTGGGATCGTCCAGGCCGGCCATGCGGCAATCAGATAGAAGACAGCCGGCGATACTATAGCCATCGTGAGGACAAGCAACGCGCACTGGAATGCCACCGTATTCTTCATGCCGTGGTATCCCAACCAGGTGCCAAAGCCCAGAAGGACAATCGAGAAGATCAGGAACGGGCCACGCTGAAGCCAACTCATTAGCTCGCTGCTGATCACTGTTTCTTGTTGATCACTCCCGCGGGTTTCGCGTGCGTAGTCATTCGGCTCGAGTGTGAGGATGCCGGTGTGTATCTGGCCGTCCCGAATCCATGTAAGATCAAGGCGATCCCCGGGTCTATACTCTGAGTGCACCTGAAAGTAGGATGAAGGATTCGACTCCAGGTCCGTGCTGTCGATGGACAAGAGTTTATCGCCTGCCCGCAGGCCTGTTTGGTCGGCCGGGCTGCCGGGTGTGACGCGTTCGATGATATAACCACCTGCCCACTTTATAAACATGAGTTGTAACCAGGTGCCTTCGTGAAGACGGCTGACTGCACCTCTCGACGATCCTCCCGTAGGAATCGTCTCACTTCCCCGAAGCTGGATACCGGACGACCAGCGGTCAATCTTGGCCAGTCGAATCGTCGACCAGGTAACCATGCCGATGTGTAAACACAACAACATGATCAGCGTACTCAGTATCAGATAACGGTAGATAAGCGATTTCATCCAATGCCATCCCGAGATGTGATCTTTGAATAAAACCGGCCAGATGATCGTCAATTGAAATACAGGATGTAAATGTATACCGGTGTAGGGTGGGATTTTACAAAAAAGTGCCGCTGAATCGCAGGCGTCAAGGAGAGTTCAGCCAATGCGAGTCTGAGATAACCGGTGAGTCTTGCAGACACAGTCACAGCCCGAACGGTCACAGTTCGGTCCGCACGCTGGTTCCGGATCCCTGGTCGGGCGAGTTGTCAATGGGGTGCCGACCTGGCCAATCACGATACGGTTCGCGTCCGCAGTGCCGCCAGCAGGCCCGGCACCCCGAAGAACAGCAGGCTGAGGGTCGAGGGGTTCATGTCGATGGATCCGCGCTTGCGGGGATCTTCGCTCCAGTCCTGCACGTCGATGAGCTGTTCCAGGATCTTCAGGCCGGTCTCCAGGTAGCGGTGGTCGCCCGTCAGGCGATGAGCGTAGCCCAGGTGCCGGCAGAGGATGCCGCCGTAATGTTCCTTGAGTGGCCGGTCGGACGCGAAAGTGTCCGGAAAGCCGCAGAACCAGTCCACAGCCCGGCGGTAAGCCTCGGCAACGTCCTTCCTGCCGGTCATCCGGTGCATCAACTCCAGGCCGATCATCAGGTAATGGGTCTGGTAACCCTTCTGTTCCTCGTAGGGCAGGTCGCGGATCATGCGGGAGAACGGTCCGCCGAGACCCCTGAACTCGTCGTCGGTAAAGGGGTCGGCCGTACCCGTTTCAACGGCCAGCGTCGTGCCTTCCGTGGCCATGCCGTAGGGTAGTGGTTTCGGCAGCCGGTCCGGTGTCGCGACCTGGAATCGCTTGTGCCAGCTCCCGTCCTCGTTCTGGCCCCGGGCGACGATGGCATACACATCCTCGGCGCGACGCAGGAAGCGCTCTTCCCCGGTCGCTTCATACACATAGAGCAGTCCGCGCAACACATTGGCGATGGACCGCAGGCTGAAGCTGAAGGCGGAGTCTTCCGTCCACCTGTAACGCAGGAAGAACGCGCCGGCCTCGCGCAGGACTTCAAGGGTCCTGCCGTCGCCGGTGAGATGGTAGTGGTCGACCCAGTTGTCGACGAAGGTATGGGAAGCGCAGGGCTCGTCGCTGAAATGATCGACGCCGTGGCGGTAGCAGCCGCCGACCATGTACGGCCGGAAGGGATGCCAATGGCACGTATCCACGTCCATCGAATGACGGGTCATGGCCTCGGCCAGCGCGAAATACCGCGGATCAGTCGTGCGCTGGTACTGGATCCAGACCGCGTGGCGGGGGTCCCACTCGCTGTTGCACCAGCCCCAGCGGCCCTGGGACTTCCAGTCGTCTTCGGCCTCGTCCCACGTGGCCCGGACATCGCCGTAGTCCAGGTAACCGTACCAGCGTCCGAGTCGGATGTTACGCGCCAGCCAGTCCGCGAAACCCGTCATCATGCGCTCCGCGGATTGGATCATCTCCAGCGAGATTCGCGGCGTCTGCGCGGATTCCGGTCGCCGCTCCCGATCCGGATCCGACTCCGGTCGACGCTGCCGCTCCTGACGCGACTCCGACCGACTCTCCCGTGCCGGATTTGAAGCCGCCGGAATCCCCTGCCTGCCGGCGTCAACCAAAGTGGAAGCCGCGAAGCCTCCCGCGGCCCCGCATCGGTCCATCCACTCGGGCGAGACCGAAACGTGGGGCTGCGACAGGGCGCATTGAAGCGTTTCGACCGCCTCTTCGCGGCGATCTTCCTCGAAGTACAGGACGTAGCACTCGGTGGTTCTCGCTATACCGGTTCCGTCGGCATACACCCCTTCTCCCTCGTGCCAGGCGACCTCTTCAGCGTACCGGGCCAGCGAAAGGCGGCCGCCGTCCGGGTCGTGGCGCGCGTACACGGTCAACCGTCCCTCATCGGTCATTTCGATGGCGCGTGGGAACTCCTCGGCCATGTTCCGGCATGCGACGCCGACGCCGGACTTCCCGTCACTGAGGGTCGCCCAACCTTCGCACGCTTCATCTTCAGCGATGGTGCTTTCTAGCCCCGGCCGGCCGTGCATCACCCGCACCTGGTTATCCTCCTTCTGCGCGACGCGCAGACGCTCATCCTGATCGAGCGTTCCCGTAACGATCCCGTTCAGTCCGAAGGCGTAGTCCGGACTGAATCCGGTGAACGGGGTGGGGACGTCCAGGGCGAGGTCTTCGATTTCCACTTCCCGCGGATTGCAGGTGAAGACGTGAGTCTGGAGTATCCGCAGAAACGCCTGCCCGGCATAGGCGTGGATCCGGGTGATACACCGTACCGGCCGGTAGCCGCCGTAATGATGCATGGGGATGTCGGCTTCCAGCGCGCTCTCCAGCCGGATCACGGTGCGCAGCGGACCCCGTTCCTCGACGGCTACTGAATAGGAGTCACCGGCCAGCGATGCCCTGCACAGGCCGCCCGGACCGTACAGCCGACGTTTCAGTTCCCCGTCGGAAGCGCCCTCACTGATCCGTGCCCAGGCATCGCCTGCCCGGTCCCGGCCCCGGCCGAATTCCGCGCGGGCCGGCTCGCTGTGCTGAGCATCGCCGAGCGAGACGTCATGGTAGAGACGGTATCGATGGCGGTCGACCCTGAATCGCAGGACGCCCGTGTCCACGTGGAGATCGTTTTCGGTTTCTTCGACGCGTACGGAATGATATGTGTTGGGATTGCCGGTGGTGGTTTGCCTGGGTGCCGGCGCTTCATCGCCCGTATCATCCGTAAGTTGGTAGGACGCCCTCCCGGATGAGCCGGACTTCGCCTGGAAATCAACGAGCACCCACTTCATCGATCCGTCCGCCCAGCGACCGAGTACCCGGATCTGGGCCGGGACGCGGTCGCCATCGGGATCCACGACGACCAGACCTTCCGTCCCGCGCAGCATGCCCTCGGGAATGGGTACGCCTCGCGTAACCGGCCATTGCGCCGGGTGACGTTCCGGGCCATGGGAATACGAAAGGGGGATCGATATCATGCCGTTTGTGGGCATCGCTTGATCAGGATTTGCCTCATCCCTATATTCTGGCGCACCGAGACGCACCGAGACGCACCGAGACGCACTGAGACGCACTGAATACGGGAGGCCGTCGCGGTCAGTAAACCGGGTTACACTCGAATATAATCCAAGGAGAACGCCATGTCAGGCCCCGTCAAGTTGAAGTCCGTTGCCATAACCGGGAAGGCGCCCGGCCCGAAACTCCTCATACTCGGGGGTATACACGGCGACGAGTTCGAATCCATGTGGGCCATACGGCGGCTGAAGGAGGCCATGGATCCCGGTGAACTCCGCGGCACGGTCACCATGGTCCCCGTCGTCAACGAGGCGGCCTACTGGCGCGGCCGGCGCACCGCGGAGGACGGCCTGGATCTGGCCCGGACCTGCCCCGGCCGGGCAGACGGCACCATCACCGAACGGATCGCGCATGCGGTCAGCGCGATGATCCGCGAGGCCGACTACCTCATCGACCTGCACAGCGGCGGACTGATCTCGAGGTTCTACCCGACGGTGGGTTACATGCTGCACGCCGACGCCGACGTCCTGGCGCGGCAGCGAGAGATGGCCCGGGCTTTCAACATGCCGGTCGTCTGGGGAACCTACGCGGGACACGACGGCCGCACGCTCTCCATCGCCCGGGACGCCGGCGTTCCCGCGATTTATTCGGAATGGATGGGTGCGGGCGACTGCGACCCCGAGGGCGTCGACGGCTATTACGAAGGGTGCCTGAACGTCATGGGCGTACTGGGTATGATTGAACGCGACCAGCCGCCGTCGATCATACAGCACACGGTGGAAGACGACCGGGAAGGCGCGGGACACATCCAGCTGAACTACCCGGCGCCCTTTTCAGGTTTCTTCGAACCCTGGGTCGAA
Encoded here:
- a CDS encoding PDZ domain-containing protein; translated protein: MKSLIYRYLILSTLIMLLCLHIGMVTWSTIRLAKIDRWSSGIQLRGSETIPTGGSSRGAVSRLHEGTWLQLMFIKWAGGYIIERVTPGSPADQTGLRAGDKLLSIDSTDLESNPSSYFQVHSEYRPGDRLDLTWIRDGQIHTGILTLEPNDYARETRGSDQQETVISSELMSWLQRGPFLIFSIVLLGFGTWLGYHGMKNTVAFQCALLVLTMAIVSPAVFYLIAAWPAWTIPLSLGVVFAAVNLQSILILLILTVYPTTTKIGSWIQRRIWFILIPLFVFGVMGLISFLGLIYDWAHDWVGVVDSFAQLVPAPVPAIVLMATAGCLLIVQHYVARRQQRTRLHIIEAGFFLALILAPSWLIAQPGRMLASWGLIPDHGQMLPLIVWFIDRIIPAGMQCLLALAFAYAILAHRVFGLRFVVGKTIRYLITNQGVFLILSFAVFVILYYTISSEEFVLRASDLIVVSVVAGLMLILMGGWNWVKTPVIQAMDRYFLRNELLNRQRLLELGRALSRCQDSDSLLEKTGRELLEGLDLSCMAIYLNESSEKPLSLSWYGVEEASEQNTARNRSFFIESTGTVEHLLKTTAVDKSPIGYGDIISSGIPGDPPFELIILLGGESGYRGALALGAKRSEEPFSNDEKEQLHVLAGELELAMENQEMGASLKVQADRMRALSRRLVDAQESERRRIARDLHDDTGQDLLILKTSLELTQKDLAGVSEDTRERLRDVVTMTDETLEKLRTIAHDLRPPILDTVGLNAALDGLCNSFANRTRISVVYNGIDCPRFSNTIDICLYRILQEGLANCAKHGHATHVEVGLKQTDRTIQLSILDNGRGFDSDSTPEDQFAPGIGLIDMKERLEPFGGVLDIHSDTGTGTLLIASIPLEET
- a CDS encoding succinylglutamate desuccinylase, with the protein product MSGPVKLKSVAITGKAPGPKLLILGGIHGDEFESMWAIRRLKEAMDPGELRGTVTMVPVVNEAAYWRGRRTAEDGLDLARTCPGRADGTITERIAHAVSAMIREADYLIDLHSGGLISRFYPTVGYMLHADADVLARQREMARAFNMPVVWGTYAGHDGRTLSIARDAGVPAIYSEWMGAGDCDPEGVDGYYEGCLNVMGVLGMIERDQPPSIIQHTVEDDREGAGHIQLNYPAPFSGFFEPWVELMGRVEPGDGFGVVTDLLGDRREEIVSTQSGHVLVLRTFNRVHEGETIAAVLEV